A genomic segment from Triticum dicoccoides isolate Atlit2015 ecotype Zavitan chromosome 1A, WEW_v2.0, whole genome shotgun sequence encodes:
- the LOC119366819 gene encoding peroxidase 22-like yields MASPSSSPVALRGAATLAALLAAVCLLHAGGAAAAAADLCVDYYDCTCPDAYKIVQGVLVQAHKSDPRIFASLIRLHFHDCFVQGCDGSLLLNTFNGMETEQDAIPNKGSARGYSVVDAAKAALEAACPGVVSCADILAIASEISVQLSGGPGWSVLLGRLDGFTSNFTAAGELPGPFDPLNTLKEKYRTATLDDTTDLVALSGAHTFGRVQCQFVTDRLYNFSGTNRPDPTLNPGYRAFLSQRCPRNGPVGSLNDLDPTTPDKFDKNYFTNLKVNRGFL; encoded by the exons AtggcttctccttcctcctccccagTCGCCCTCCGCGGCGCCGCCACCTTGGCCGCGCTGCTGGCGGCCGTCTGCCTCCTCCacgccggcggggcggcggcggcggcggcggacctgTGCGTGGACTACTACGACTGCACGTGCCCGGACGCGTACAAGATCGTGCAGGGGGTGCTGGTGCAGGCGCACAAGTCGGACCCTCGCATCTTCGCCAGCCTGATCCGGCTCCACTTCCACGACTGCTTCGTGCAGGGCTGCGACGGCTCGCTGCTGCTGAACACCTTCAACGGGATGGAGACGGAGCAGGACGCCATTCCCAACAAGGGCTCGGCGCGCGGCTACAGCGTCGTCGACGCCGCCaaggccgccctcgaggccgcctgccccggcgtcgtctcctgcgccgacatccTCGCCATCGCCTCCGAGATATCGGTCCAGCTG TCCGGAGGACCCGGGTGGAGCGTCTTGCTGGGGAGGCTGGATGGCTTCACGTCCAACTTTACCGCAGCCGGGGAACTACCAGGCCCATTCGACCCACTCAACACTCTGAAAGAAAAGTACAGAACGGCCACGCTCGACGATACTACCGACCTCGTCGCTCTCTCTG GCGCCCACACTTTCGGCCGCGTGCAATGCCAGTTTGTCACCGACAGACTGTACAACTTCAGTGGCACGAACCGGCCTGACCCGACCCTCAACCCAGGCTACAGGGCTTTCTTGTCCCAGCGATGCCCAAGGAACGGACCCGTGGGTTCCCTGAACGACCTCGACCCGACAACACCCGACAAGTTCGACAAGAACTACTTCACGAACCTCAAGGTGAACCGCGGCTTCCTCTAG